Proteins encoded within one genomic window of Candidatus Marinimicrobia bacterium CG08_land_8_20_14_0_20_45_22:
- a CDS encoding 7-keto-8-aminopelargonate synthetase, whose amino-acid sequence MPLNQLTSVLNENLKNLKESGRAKGAEKVVIRVQRAEGNNGPRYFLEGFGDKPFIKMNSNSYLGLSLRDEMIAAEENAAKEFGVGPGAVRFISGTYQAHIDLEKKLAAFHGRSAAMILSSAYVTSMGVIVPLTTSETVLISDELNHNCIINATKLSRPAEKSIYKHNDMNDLETKIHENIGKGKRSLVITDGIFSMRGDNAPLDKLVEICKKYDSAFPEGVISIVDDSHGVGAFGKTGRGTEEFVGAKVDILIGTLGKAFGVNGGYVVSSESVIHFLRETTPMYIYSNPITVSEARAAHKALEILESPEGGRILYHLTEMTAKFRNGLKTLGYETLDGAHPVVPLLVRDTQKTADLVSHLTENGVLATGLNYPVVPKGNEEIRFQVCADHTAADIDYVLNVLKNYHR is encoded by the coding sequence ATGCCATTAAATCAATTGACATCGGTTTTAAACGAAAACCTGAAAAATCTGAAAGAGAGTGGACGCGCAAAGGGCGCGGAAAAGGTCGTCATTCGTGTCCAGCGCGCCGAAGGCAATAACGGTCCGCGCTACTTTTTAGAGGGTTTCGGCGACAAGCCGTTTATCAAGATGAATTCGAATTCGTACCTCGGGCTTTCACTCCGCGATGAAATGATCGCCGCCGAAGAAAACGCCGCAAAGGAATTTGGAGTCGGTCCGGGTGCGGTGCGGTTCATCAGTGGAACCTATCAAGCACACATTGATCTGGAAAAGAAACTCGCCGCTTTTCATGGGCGTTCTGCCGCGATGATCCTAAGTTCCGCTTATGTAACCAGCATGGGCGTCATCGTACCACTGACAACGTCCGAAACTGTCCTCATCAGCGACGAATTGAACCATAACTGCATCATCAACGCGACCAAACTTTCGCGCCCCGCCGAGAAAAGTATCTACAAACACAACGACATGAACGATCTTGAAACCAAGATTCACGAAAATATCGGCAAAGGCAAACGCTCGCTCGTCATCACCGACGGGATTTTCAGCATGAGAGGCGACAATGCGCCATTGGACAAACTCGTGGAAATTTGTAAAAAGTACGATTCCGCTTTTCCGGAAGGCGTCATCAGTATCGTTGATGATTCACACGGCGTCGGCGCTTTCGGAAAAACCGGACGCGGAACCGAAGAATTCGTCGGCGCAAAAGTTGACATTCTGATCGGCACGCTTGGAAAAGCGTTTGGCGTCAATGGCGGCTATGTCGTTTCATCCGAATCGGTTATTCATTTTCTTCGTGAGACCACGCCGATGTACATTTATTCAAATCCGATTACCGTTTCCGAGGCGCGCGCGGCGCATAAAGCCCTCGAAATCCTCGAAAGTCCGGAAGGTGGCAGAATTCTCTATCATCTCACTGAAATGACCGCAAAATTCCGAAACGGATTAAAAACACTCGGCTATGAAACTCTCGATGGCGCCCATCCGGTTGTTCCGCTTTTAGTCAGAGATACGCAGAAAACCGCCGATCTCGTCAGCCACCTAACGGAAAACGGCGTTCTTGCCACCGGTTTGAATTACCCGGTTGTCCCAAAAGGCAACGAAGAAATCCGCTTTCAAGTCTGCGCCGATCACACGGCGGCGGACATCGATTATGTGCTAAATGTGTTGAAAAATTATCACCGATAA
- a CDS encoding UDP-glucose 4-epimerase gives MKKILITGALGQIGTELISALCERYGKENVIASDIRPKKETDEIDDCQSLSLDVTNPKELAEVVQKYGISTIYHLAALLSAVAEAKPQIAWNVNMNGLYNILEVAREFHCAVFTPSSIGAFGLSTPPDRTPQDTIQRPNTMYGVTKVAGELLCDYYFKRFGVDTRGIRYPGLISYKTLPGGGTTDYAVEIFYEAIRSRKHTCFLKEGTYLDMMYMPDAIHAAIQLMEANPERLKHRNAFNVTAMSIAPEIISAEIRKYIPDFEMNYNIDPIRQAIADSWPNSIDDSAARDEWGWKPTFNLPEMTADMIEKLSKKLNVNIH, from the coding sequence ATGAAAAAAATCCTCATCACTGGCGCACTTGGGCAAATCGGCACCGAGCTCATCTCCGCACTCTGCGAACGATACGGCAAAGAGAACGTCATCGCTTCGGATATCCGTCCCAAAAAAGAAACCGATGAAATCGACGACTGCCAATCTCTCTCTCTCGACGTGACCAATCCCAAAGAACTCGCTGAAGTCGTACAAAAATATGGCATCAGCACCATCTATCATCTCGCCGCGCTTCTTTCCGCTGTTGCTGAAGCAAAACCGCAAATTGCATGGAACGTCAATATGAACGGGCTGTATAACATTCTCGAAGTCGCCCGCGAATTTCACTGCGCAGTTTTCACGCCCAGCAGTATCGGCGCATTTGGACTCTCGACGCCACCCGATCGAACGCCGCAGGATACAATTCAGCGCCCGAACACGATGTACGGCGTCACGAAAGTCGCCGGCGAACTGCTCTGCGATTACTATTTCAAACGATTCGGCGTGGATACGCGCGGCATTCGCTATCCGGGACTCATCTCCTATAAAACGCTTCCCGGCGGCGGAACGACCGATTACGCCGTCGAGATTTTTTATGAAGCGATTCGCAGTCGAAAACATACTTGTTTTCTCAAAGAAGGCACTTATCTCGACATGATGTACATGCCGGATGCAATCCATGCCGCAATTCAGTTGATGGAAGCAAATCCAGAACGGTTGAAACACCGAAACGCCTTCAACGTCACCGCCATGAGCATTGCGCCGGAGATTATTTCCGCCGAGATAAGAAAATACATTCCCGATTTTGAGATGAATTACAATATTGACCCGATTCGACAGGCAATCGCCGATTCCTGGCCAAACTCTATTGACGATTCCGCCGCCCGCGATGAATGGGGCTGGAAACCAACCTTCAATCTGCCCGAAATGACCGCCGACATGATAGAAAAACTTTCGAAAAAATTGAATGTGAATATACATTAA
- a CDS encoding acyl-CoA dehydrogenase, whose product MNDTRGLDVETREMILETIGSLKKELLTRDKILELDDTSEFPIEIIRELLSERIGLQMVFIPEEFGGLGGGAIDTYYVSVELAKICLGVSTAFLAIHLGAEPILLFGTDEQKQKWLGKIISESAIVAYAVTEADAGSNLDAIKTKAEPVTDESGKIVAYRLNGSKQFISNGGFADFITMLAKTPEGATFFIIDGKTEGLKRGKPEHKHGIRAANTSPLILENVLVPAENIVGGVPGVGLKQANDVFSYTRLMVAAFGLGAGLSAMEKAVKFAKERIQFGTPLIEKQGYTHKLLVPNIVRLTAAQAYIEEIARRIDAGDMDILVEGSIAKYFATEAGNTAAEAAIQALGGYGYMHEYEVEKIKRDVRITTIYEGTSEIQQNIIYLFRWRTTIKSKGEFYRGLANEVCALSAQTGLESAGIIAQALELLNDLIFFAHNNKLTRQQHIQFLLSDIVTWTEVAAALARKTAAHLQDSAPDAAKLQSTLRVFVAEAARLVSNKGLEIVLGSDIVSDETKKEWLQKVKRMEFESAEQNVISEMDQLLL is encoded by the coding sequence ATGAATGATACACGCGGATTAGACGTAGAAACGCGTGAAATGATACTGGAGACAATCGGGTCACTGAAAAAAGAATTGCTGACCCGCGATAAAATTCTCGAACTCGACGATACCAGCGAATTCCCGATCGAAATTATCCGGGAATTGCTGAGCGAACGTATCGGGTTACAGATGGTTTTCATTCCGGAAGAATTCGGCGGGCTGGGCGGCGGCGCAATCGATACCTACTATGTCTCGGTGGAACTCGCGAAAATTTGTCTGGGCGTATCGACTGCGTTTCTGGCAATTCACCTCGGCGCCGAACCGATCTTACTCTTCGGTACCGACGAGCAGAAGCAGAAATGGCTCGGCAAGATTATCAGTGAGTCGGCAATCGTTGCTTATGCCGTGACTGAAGCCGACGCAGGCAGTAATCTCGATGCGATCAAAACCAAAGCCGAACCGGTCACCGATGAATCCGGGAAAATCGTTGCCTATCGGCTGAATGGCAGTAAGCAATTTATCTCCAACGGCGGCTTTGCCGATTTTATCACTATGCTGGCGAAGACACCGGAAGGCGCGACTTTCTTTATCATTGATGGAAAAACCGAAGGACTGAAACGCGGCAAACCGGAACACAAACACGGCATCCGCGCGGCGAATACATCGCCGCTGATCCTCGAGAATGTGCTGGTTCCGGCGGAAAATATCGTCGGTGGCGTTCCCGGCGTCGGTTTGAAACAAGCTAACGATGTTTTCTCATACACGCGTTTAATGGTGGCGGCTTTCGGGCTCGGCGCCGGTTTATCAGCGATGGAAAAGGCGGTGAAATTTGCTAAAGAACGCATCCAGTTCGGAACGCCGTTGATCGAAAAGCAAGGCTACACACACAAACTGCTTGTACCGAACATCGTTCGGCTGACTGCTGCGCAGGCCTACATTGAAGAAATCGCCCGGCGGATCGATGCCGGCGATATGGATATTTTAGTCGAAGGCTCAATTGCGAAGTATTTCGCCACGGAAGCGGGCAATACGGCGGCGGAAGCCGCGATTCAGGCACTCGGCGGATATGGTTACATGCATGAATATGAAGTCGAAAAGATCAAACGTGACGTGCGCATCACAACCATTTACGAAGGCACCAGCGAAATTCAGCAAAACATCATTTACCTGTTCCGCTGGCGAACAACGATCAAATCCAAAGGCGAATTCTATCGCGGCCTGGCAAATGAAGTGTGCGCGTTGTCCGCTCAAACCGGCCTCGAATCCGCCGGAATAATCGCCCAGGCCTTGGAATTGCTCAACGATCTGATTTTCTTCGCGCACAACAACAAACTCACCCGCCAGCAACATATCCAGTTTCTGCTATCGGACATAGTCACGTGGACGGAAGTCGCCGCGGCATTAGCCCGAAAAACAGCCGCGCACTTACAAGATTCCGCACCCGACGCTGCGAAACTCCAATCCACACTGCGCGTATTTGTAGCCGAAGCCGCCCGCCTCGTCTCTAATAAAGGCTTGGAAATCGTACTTGGTTCCGACATTGTCAGCGACGAAACGAAAAAGGAATGGTTACAGAAAGTGAAACGCATGGAGTTTGAAAGCGCCGAACAAAACGTCATCTCAGAAATGGACCAACTCTTACTTTGA
- a CDS encoding 2,3-bisphosphoglycerate-independent phosphoglycerate mutase codes for MRPVAIIIRDGWGYNENPRGNAVMAANTPNIDSYKQKYPWTLLKCCGEAVGLPEGYQGSSEVGHLNMGAGRIVIQELKRIDDGLSDGSLFESPKWKNLVANWTASRSRFHLFGLLQDEGVHAHQEHLFKIMRRARQEFPGGEMIVHPFLDGRDTPPRSTLEYIAKLNRVLAEVGNARIGTIMGRYYGMDRSKNWNLTDVAYHCIVLAEGRQAPTAEAAVNESYANDKTPDNVEMFDEYIPPYVIGGYAGMKDGDVILHTNYRQDRAIQLTKAFVDPAYPGKLKVKPKVTYVGFTQYYDEFTEYMLGSMSAGGGMNKLLGEVVANAGLRQLRIAETQKFRHVTSFFNGKSTTPFPQEDQVEIKGRFDSATFASHPEMDAYNVTDEILKRLENNPYALIVVNYANGDMVGHTGIFEAAKKAVEIVDENVGKIVKRLLELDAQILITADHGNSEQMIDYETGMVKTSHSLFPVELIYVARDSAGKTLKSGGKLADIAPTALKLLGLAIPKEMTADCLI; via the coding sequence ATGCGACCGGTAGCAATCATTATTCGCGACGGCTGGGGCTACAATGAAAATCCCAGAGGCAATGCCGTAATGGCGGCCAATACACCAAACATCGATTCATATAAACAAAAATATCCGTGGACTCTCCTGAAATGTTGTGGCGAAGCCGTCGGCCTGCCCGAAGGTTACCAGGGCAGTAGCGAGGTCGGCCACCTGAATATGGGCGCCGGAAGGATCGTCATCCAGGAACTGAAACGCATCGACGACGGTCTTTCGGACGGTTCGCTGTTCGAATCGCCGAAATGGAAAAACTTAGTAGCCAACTGGACGGCGAGCCGTTCCCGTTTCCATCTGTTTGGTCTTTTGCAGGATGAAGGCGTACACGCCCACCAGGAACATTTATTCAAAATCATGCGCCGGGCGCGGCAGGAATTTCCGGGTGGCGAAATGATCGTCCATCCTTTCCTTGACGGACGCGACACACCTCCGCGCAGTACGCTCGAATATATCGCCAAACTAAACCGCGTCCTGGCGGAAGTCGGCAATGCCCGCATTGGCACGATCATGGGACGCTATTACGGAATGGATCGCTCAAAAAACTGGAATCTGACCGACGTTGCTTACCATTGTATCGTCCTGGCAGAAGGCAGACAAGCCCCAACCGCCGAAGCCGCTGTGAATGAATCCTACGCCAATGACAAGACGCCGGACAATGTTGAGATGTTCGACGAGTATATTCCACCCTACGTTATCGGCGGCTATGCCGGAATGAAAGACGGCGACGTCATTTTACATACCAATTACCGACAGGATCGCGCCATTCAACTAACGAAAGCATTTGTCGATCCGGCTTATCCCGGAAAACTCAAAGTCAAGCCGAAAGTCACTTATGTCGGTTTCACCCAGTATTACGATGAATTCACGGAATACATGCTCGGCTCGATGAGCGCCGGCGGCGGTATGAACAAACTGCTTGGTGAAGTCGTCGCCAATGCCGGTTTGCGGCAACTGCGCATCGCCGAAACCCAGAAATTCCGCCACGTCACCAGTTTCTTCAATGGCAAATCCACGACGCCATTCCCACAGGAAGATCAGGTTGAGATCAAAGGTCGTTTCGATTCGGCGACTTTTGCCAGTCATCCGGAAATGGACGCATACAATGTTACCGATGAAATACTGAAACGACTGGAAAATAATCCTTACGCGCTGATCGTAGTCAATTACGCTAACGGCGACATGGTTGGGCATACGGGGATTTTCGAGGCGGCAAAGAAAGCCGTAGAGATCGTCGATGAAAACGTCGGAAAGATCGTCAAGCGTTTGCTCGAACTCGATGCCCAAATCCTGATCACCGCCGATCATGGCAACTCCGAGCAAATGATCGACTACGAAACCGGCATGGTCAAAACCAGCCATTCGCTGTTTCCGGTAGAACTGATTTACGTCGCCCGCGATTCGGCCGGAAAAACGCTCAAATCCGGCGGGAAGTTAGCCGACATTGCACCGACTGCATTGAAATTGCTCGGGCTGGCGATTCCGAAAGAGATGACGGCTGATTGTTTGATCTGA